One Drechmeria coniospora strain ARSEF 6962 chromosome 01, whole genome shotgun sequence genomic region harbors:
- a CDS encoding Plasma membrane ATPase (PMA1_NEUCR Plasma membrane ATPase), which translates to MADDKVGAPALDTTIESGNFDEKKAQQQQAAEQAPPKKVAAVEDDDDDDEDIDALIEDLESQDGHGIEEEEEEGTPGGGRVVPEDMLQTDSRVGLTEAEVVARRRKYGLNQMKEEKENLILKFFSYFVGPIQFVMEAAAVLAAGLEDWVDFGVICALLLLNACVGFIQEFQAGSIVEELKKTLALKAVVLRDGTLKEIEAPEVVPGDILQVEEGTIIPADGRIVTEDAFLQVDQSAITGESLAVDKHKGDNCFASSAVKRGEAFVIVTSTGDNTFVGRAAALVSQSAGGTGHFTEVLNGIGTILLVLVIATLLVVWISSFYRSNPIVDILRFTLAITIVGVPVGLPAVVTTTMAVGAAYLAKKQAIVQKLSAIESLAGVEILCSDKTGTLTKNKLSLSEPFTVPGVDPDDLMLTACLAASRKKKGIDAIDKAFLKALKYYPRAKSVLSKYKVLEFHPFDPVSKKVQAVVESPQGERITCVKGAPLFVLKTVEEDHPIPEAIDKAYKNCVAEFATRGFRSLGVARKRDGGAWEILGIMPCSDPPRHDTARTINEAKILGLSIKMLTGDAVGIARETSRQLGLGTNVYNAERLGLGGGGDMPGSEVYDFVEAADGFAEVFPQHKYAVVEILQQRGYLVAMTGDGVNDAPSLKKADTGIAVEGASDAARSAADIVFLAPGLGAIIDALKTSRQIFHRMYAYVVYRIALSLHMEIFLGLWIAILNRSLNIELVVFIAIFADVATLAIAYDNAPFSPTPVKWNLPKLWGMSILLGVVLAVGTWIALTTMYVGGEDGGIVQNFGDIDAVLFLEISLTENWLIFITRANGPFWSSIPSWQLSGAVFIVDVIATLFCVFGWFVGSQTSIVAVVRIWIFSFGIFAVMGGLYYFMQGSAGFDNLMHGKSPKRNQKQRSLEDFVVSLQRVSTQHEKSQ; encoded by the exons ATGGCTGACGACAAGGTCGGCGCCCCGGCGCTCGACACCACCATCGAGTCGGGCAACTTTGACGAGAAGAAGGCGCAACAGCAGCAGGCTGCCGAGCAGGCGCCGCCCAAgaaggtggcggccgtcgaggacgacgacgatgatgacgaggacaTCGATGCCCTGATCGAGGATCTCGAATCCCAGGATGGCCACGgcatcgaggaggaggaggaggagggcacccccggcggcggccgcgtcgtcccCGAGGACATGCTCCAGACGGACAGCCGCGTCGGTctcaccgaggccgaggtcgtcgcccgccgccgcaagTACGGCCTGAACCAGAtgaaggaggagaaggagaaccTCATCCTCAAGTTCTTCTCCTACTTTGTCGGTCCCATCCAGTTCGTCATGGAG gctgccgccgtcctcgccgccggtctcGAGGACTGGGTCGATTTCGGTGTCATCTGCGCTCTGCTCCTGCTCAACGCCTGCGTCGGCTTCATCCAGGAGTTCCAGGCTGGTtccatcgtcgaggagctgaagAAGACGCTCGCcctcaaggccgtcgtcctccgtGACGGCACCCTCAAGGAGATCGAGGCCCCCGAGGTCGTCCCCGGTGACATCCTGCAGGTGGAGGAG GGTACGATCatccccgccgacggccgcatcGTCACCGAAGATGCTTTCCTCCAGGTCGACCAGTCCGCCATCACTGGTGAGTcgcttgccgtcgacaagcACAAGGGCGACAACTgcttcgcctcgtcggccgtgaaGCGTGGCGAGGCtttcgtcatcgtcacctcGACCGGCGACAACAccttcgtcggccgcgccgccgctctcgtctCCCAGTCGGCCGGTGGCACTGGTCACTTCACCGAGGTGCTCAACGGCATCGGCACaatcctcctcgtcctcgtcatcgccaccctcctcgtcgtctggATCTCCTCCTTCTACCGCTCCAAccccatcgtcgacatcctGCGCTTCACCCTggccatcaccatcgtcggcgtccccgTCGGTctccccgccgtcgtcaccaccaccatggccgtcggcgccgcctacCTCGCCAAGAAGCAGGCCATCGTCCAGAAGCTGTCGGCCATCGAgtccctcgccggcgtcgagatcCTCTGCTCCGACAAGACGGGCACCCTGACCAAGAACAAGCTGTCCCTCTCGGAGCCCTTCACCGTGCCCGGCGTCGACCCCGACGACCTCATGCTCACggcctgcctcgccgcctcgcgcaagaagaagggcatcgacgccatcgacaaGGCTTTCCTCAAGGCCCTCAAGTACTACCCCCGCGCCAAGAGTGTCCTGTCCAAGTACAAGGTGCTCGAGTTCCACCCCTTCGACCCCGTCTCCAAGAAGGTGCAGGCCGTTGTCGAGTCCCCCCAGGGCGAGCGCATCACCTGCGTCAAGGGTGCTCCCCTCTTCGTCCTCAAgaccgtcgaggaggaccaCCCCATccccgaggccatcgacaAGGCGTACAAGAACTGCGTCGCCGAGTTCGCCACCCGTGGCTTCCGCTCCCTCGGTGTCGCCCGCAAGCGCGACGGTGGTGCTTGGGAGATTCTCGGCATCATGCCCTGCTCGGACCCTCCCCGCCACGACACGGCCCGCACCATCAACGAGGCCAAGATTCTCGGTCTGTCCATCAAGATGCTGACCggtgacgccgtcggcatcgcccgtGAGACGTCGCGCCAGCTCGGTCTCGGCACCAACGTCTACAACGCCGAGCGTCTcggtctcggcggcggcggtgacaTGCCTGGTTCCGAGGTCTACGAtttcgtcgaggccgccgacggcttcgCCGAGGTCTTCCCCCAGCACAAgtatgccgtcgtcgagattcTTCAGCAGCGTGGctacctcgtcgccatgacgGGTGACGGCGTCAACGATGCTCCCTCTCTGAAAAAGGCCGACaccggcatcgccgtcgagggtgcctccgacgccgcccgctccgccgccgacattGTCTTTCTCGCCCCCGGCCTGGGTGCCATCATCGACGCCCTCAAGACGTCTCGCCAGATCTTCCACCGCATGTACGCCTACGTCGTCTACCGTATCGCCCTGTCCCTGCACATGGAGatcttcctcggcctctgGATCGCCATCCTCAACCGCAGCTTGAACATtgagctcgtcgtcttcatcgccatcttcgccgacgtcgccaccctcgccatcgcctaCGACAACGCTCCCTTCTCGCCCACGCCCGTCAAGTGGAATCTGCCCAAGCTCTGGGGCATGTCTATCCTTCTCGGTGTCGTCCTGGCCGTCGGTACCTGGATCGCCCTCACCACCATgtacgtcggcggcgaggacggcggtaTCGTCCAGAACTTTGGTGAcatcgatgccgtcctcttcctcgagaTCTCCCTCACCGAGAACTGGCTCATCTTCATCACCCGCGCCAACGGTCCCTTTTGGTCGTCCATTCCTTCGTGGCAGCTCAGCGGCgccgtcttcatcgtcgacgtcatcgccacCCTCTTCTGCGTCTTCGGATGGTTCGTCGGCAGCCAGaccagcatcgtcgccgtcgtccgtaTCTGGATCTTCTCCTTCGGCATCTTCGCCGTCATGGGTGGTCTCTACTACTTCATGCAGGGATCGGCCGGCTTCGACAACCTCATGCACGGCAAGTCGCCCAAGCGCAACCAGAAGCAGCGATCGCTGGAAGACTTTG TTGTCTCCCTCCAGCGTGTGTCCACCCAGCACGAGAAGTCGCAGTAA